Proteins from a single region of Dysosmobacter acutus:
- a CDS encoding TRAP transporter substrate-binding protein — protein MKKTLAICLAAAMACSLLLTGCGGSGSGSASSSGGASASSAGSQTSGDTIVLSCATKVTEDSFEGKTYQHFADLVKEYTNGSVEVQIYPSEQLGDSTTTVNNMQLGTIDMYIEGSTFYSGYGVDVLFTSSPFLMTEWEDYLELVTGEFGDLQMQQMEKAGFKMLCSDRSWQRGPYYVTCSTKPINSLDDLKATKLRSADSAAFMNAMSFLGVSTTVVNYSECYMALQQGTVEAVNCPVSNVESMAFYEVGPYVSYMNCYPQELWPVMNLDKFNSLTQEQQDALVKAANDAAAYSNEELYTFTDEMIARLEGEGAQFNMDFDCGVIQDALHDYYAEEAAKGNIPELVAQFLGLL, from the coding sequence ATGAAAAAGACTCTTGCAATCTGCTTGGCGGCGGCCATGGCCTGCTCGCTCCTGCTGACCGGATGCGGCGGCTCCGGCTCGGGCAGCGCGTCCTCCTCCGGCGGCGCTTCCGCCTCCTCTGCCGGTTCCCAGACCTCCGGAGACACCATTGTCCTCTCCTGCGCCACAAAGGTGACGGAAGACAGCTTTGAAGGCAAGACCTACCAGCACTTTGCCGATTTGGTCAAGGAATACACAAATGGCTCCGTGGAGGTCCAGATATATCCCAGCGAACAGTTGGGCGACAGCACCACCACCGTCAACAACATGCAGTTAGGCACCATTGACATGTACATAGAGGGCTCCACCTTCTACTCCGGCTACGGCGTGGACGTGCTCTTCACCTCCAGCCCCTTCCTGATGACCGAGTGGGAGGACTACCTGGAGCTGGTCACAGGCGAGTTCGGCGATCTGCAGATGCAGCAGATGGAGAAGGCGGGCTTCAAGATGCTCTGCTCCGACAGAAGCTGGCAGCGGGGCCCCTACTATGTCACCTGCTCCACCAAGCCCATCAACAGCCTGGACGATCTGAAGGCCACCAAGCTCCGCTCCGCGGATTCCGCCGCCTTCATGAACGCCATGAGCTTTTTGGGCGTCTCCACCACGGTGGTCAATTACTCCGAATGCTACATGGCGCTGCAGCAGGGCACCGTGGAGGCGGTGAACTGCCCGGTGTCCAACGTGGAGTCCATGGCCTTTTATGAAGTGGGCCCCTATGTCTCCTACATGAACTGCTATCCCCAGGAGCTCTGGCCTGTGATGAACCTTGATAAGTTCAACAGCCTGACCCAGGAGCAGCAGGACGCTCTGGTAAAAGCCGCCAACGACGCGGCCGCCTATTCCAACGAAGAGCTCTACACCTTCACGGATGAGATGATCGCCCGTTTGGAGGGCGAGGGAGCCCAGTTCAATATGGACTTTGACTGCGGTGTGATTCAGGACGCGCTCCACGACTACTATGCCGAGGAGGCGGCCAAGGGCAACATCCCCGAGCTGGTGGCCCAGTTCCTGGGTCTTCTGTAA
- a CDS encoding RraA family protein, producing MEWTQELVDRFMKVDPAQIGHYVKSGYMNTDIKPVVKSFKVVGPAVTVRMTGDSNLMLYYAAEHAPKGSVIVVDRGGEPMHACCGDGCALNAQCQGVAGIVIDGPACDSAGIERVGLPVFSTGLSVLTTTIVEDRKATFNEPIQCGGVVVNPGDIVFGNAEGVLVMKPEECEQLLEHAEAGDKLEQEPGGMFDSFRAGKKMSDFFPIIHDALKMNGIEDSADWINRK from the coding sequence ATGGAATGGACTCAAGAGCTTGTTGACCGCTTTATGAAAGTGGATCCCGCGCAGATCGGCCACTATGTTAAAAGCGGCTATATGAACACCGACATCAAGCCTGTGGTAAAAAGCTTTAAGGTTGTCGGGCCCGCCGTCACCGTCCGCATGACCGGAGACAGCAACCTGATGCTCTACTATGCCGCCGAGCACGCGCCCAAGGGTTCCGTCATCGTGGTGGACCGGGGCGGGGAACCCATGCACGCCTGCTGTGGCGATGGCTGCGCCCTCAACGCACAGTGCCAGGGGGTTGCCGGCATTGTGATTGACGGCCCGGCCTGTGACTCCGCCGGCATCGAGCGGGTGGGACTGCCCGTCTTTTCCACCGGACTCTCCGTACTGACCACCACCATTGTGGAGGATCGCAAGGCCACGTTCAATGAGCCCATCCAGTGCGGCGGCGTTGTGGTGAACCCCGGCGACATCGTATTTGGAAACGCGGAGGGCGTTCTGGTGATGAAGCCGGAGGAGTGCGAACAGCTTCTGGAACACGCCGAGGCCGGCGACAAGCTTGAGCAGGAGCCCGGCGGCATGTTCGACAGCTTCCGCGCTGGTAAAAAGATGTCCGATTTCTTCCCCATTATCCACGACGCGCTGAAGATGAACGGAATTGAGGATTCCGCCGACTGGATCAACCGCAAATAA
- a CDS encoding TetR/AcrR family transcriptional regulator — translation MKSAGLREQLLSAAEKLFAEQGYANTTVDQIVEVAGCSKSTFYHYFEAKEELACTPDLYDYAYEQWYETARDTDENAISKLHALNRVFLSKLEQTYDLDRASATCRFEVATKNRGSYIGSNRSYNRIIRTLIKEGQAKGEIRDDISFVELSKVYSLLERGIIFDWCISGGTYSFMEFGTRSMDILLRGYLPVEP, via the coding sequence ATGAAATCTGCAGGCTTGAGAGAGCAGCTTCTATCGGCAGCGGAGAAGCTGTTTGCAGAGCAGGGGTATGCAAATACCACCGTGGATCAGATCGTCGAGGTGGCCGGGTGCTCCAAAAGCACCTTTTACCACTACTTTGAGGCCAAGGAAGAGCTGGCCTGTACGCCGGACCTGTATGACTATGCGTATGAGCAGTGGTATGAAACGGCCAGGGACACCGATGAAAATGCCATCTCCAAACTCCACGCGCTCAACCGCGTGTTTCTGTCCAAGCTGGAACAGACCTATGACCTGGACCGCGCCTCCGCCACCTGCCGGTTTGAAGTCGCCACAAAAAACCGGGGGAGCTACATCGGCAGCAACCGCTCCTATAACCGTATCATCCGCACGCTGATCAAGGAGGGGCAGGCCAAGGGCGAAATCCGCGACGACATCTCCTTTGTGGAGCTGTCCAAAGTCTACAGCCTCCTGGAGCGGGGCATCATCTTCGACTGGTGCATCTCAGGCGGCACTTACTCCTTCATGGAATTCGGCACCCGCTCCATGGACATCCTTCTGCGGGGCTATCTGCCGGTGGAACCCTAA
- a CDS encoding helix-turn-helix domain-containing protein, with amino-acid sequence MSLYISNRQLSKIESSYQGLPVLLGTSRLRLQRRVFPQDYEFSRLLLDTFELVNPEFGEQAYPLLPYSGFIAVFLFEDMSSGASLCGPTTALKKLTLPPRSRAYCVRFRPGTAGWLINACANEFTDRSVSLLPFMETPSGFLSALRRGESFHERNVLLGRRLSARKASQYIPPAQVSRCIDLISSERGVIKVSAVAQAAGCSERYLNRIFQERVGVSTKLFCELTQLQYSLYTIVTTKPKSLMSTAIACGYFDQTHMNRSYRKFLDCTASDMRYLDEGSVNLRRVDSIL; translated from the coding sequence ATGTCTCTTTACATCAGTAACAGGCAGTTATCCAAAATTGAATCCTCCTATCAGGGCCTTCCTGTTTTGCTGGGGACCTCCCGGCTGCGGCTTCAGCGCAGAGTGTTTCCTCAGGACTACGAGTTCAGCCGCCTGCTGCTGGACACCTTTGAACTGGTGAATCCGGAGTTCGGCGAGCAGGCCTATCCCCTGCTGCCCTACAGCGGATTTATCGCTGTGTTCCTCTTTGAGGACATGTCCTCTGGCGCCAGCCTCTGCGGCCCCACCACCGCTTTGAAAAAGCTGACGCTTCCGCCCCGCTCCAGGGCCTACTGCGTCAGGTTCCGCCCCGGCACCGCCGGGTGGCTGATCAATGCCTGCGCCAATGAGTTTACCGACCGGTCCGTCTCCCTCCTGCCGTTTATGGAGACTCCCTCCGGGTTTTTAAGCGCTTTGCGGCGGGGCGAATCCTTCCATGAGCGCAACGTCCTCCTTGGAAGGCGGCTCTCCGCACGAAAAGCCTCACAATACATACCGCCCGCCCAGGTTTCCCGCTGCATCGACCTCATTTCATCTGAGCGGGGCGTCATCAAGGTCTCGGCGGTGGCGCAGGCCGCCGGATGCAGTGAGCGCTACTTAAACCGCATCTTTCAGGAGCGGGTGGGCGTTTCCACCAAGCTCTTTTGTGAACTGACGCAGCTGCAGTACTCCCTGTACACCATTGTCACCACCAAGCCGAAATCCCTGATGAGCACGGCCATTGCCTGCGGGTACTTCGACCAGACGCATATGAACCGCTCCTATCGCAAGTTTCTGGACTGCACTGCCAGCGACATGCGGTATTTGGACGAGGGCAGCGTCAATCTGCGGCGTGTGGATTCTATTTTATAG
- the glpK gene encoding glycerol kinase GlpK gives MAKRFYLGLDQGTTGITAIVFDEHWRLAGRGYREIRQYYPRAGWVEHDPEEIWNSALSSVRQAMEAAGAGPGDIRCLGLDHEGESVVVWEKATGKPVYPAIVWQDRRTAAYADSLKADYEAAIREKTGLLIDPYFSATKLKWILDRVDPDRSASKGGRLLAGTMDVWLNWKLTGGKFLRTDASTASRTMLFHLQKGIWDRDILDLMGLAPCLLPEVGDSAALFGWTDPDSFLGIHCPITGVMVDQQAALFGQACIAPGTVKTTYGTGCFMLMNSGDHPVRSSNGLLTTVAWQLSGKRSYALDGGIYIAGAATQWLRDGAGIISDASETEEMALRAGGNGGLYFVPSFTGLAAPYWDSYARGMMIGITGGTTQDHIVRAALESTAYQVKDVLDVMTRDSGVPITVMRCDGGSTCNRFLMQFQADILNIPLEIPEIPDTTALGAAYMAALGIGDFTSPEEATAHWARSRRYEPAMSAEQRQSLLHHWHRAVERSRNWAAG, from the coding sequence ATGGCAAAAAGATTTTATCTGGGTCTGGATCAGGGAACCACCGGAATCACCGCCATTGTCTTTGATGAGCACTGGCGCCTGGCCGGCAGAGGATATCGGGAGATCAGGCAGTACTATCCCCGTGCGGGCTGGGTGGAACATGATCCGGAGGAGATCTGGAACTCCGCCCTCTCCTCCGTCCGCCAGGCCATGGAGGCGGCGGGGGCCGGCCCCGGCGACATCCGCTGCCTGGGGTTGGACCACGAGGGCGAGTCGGTGGTGGTGTGGGAGAAAGCCACCGGGAAGCCGGTCTATCCCGCCATCGTCTGGCAGGACCGGCGCACCGCCGCCTATGCCGATTCCCTGAAGGCGGACTACGAGGCGGCGATCCGGGAAAAGACCGGGCTGCTGATCGATCCCTATTTCAGCGCCACCAAGCTGAAGTGGATTCTGGACCGGGTGGACCCGGACCGCTCCGCCTCCAAGGGCGGCCGATTGCTTGCAGGCACCATGGATGTCTGGCTGAACTGGAAGCTGACCGGAGGAAAGTTCCTTCGCACCGACGCCTCCACCGCTTCCCGCACCATGCTCTTCCACCTGCAAAAAGGTATCTGGGACCGGGATATTCTGGACCTGATGGGCCTTGCGCCCTGCCTTCTGCCGGAAGTCGGGGACAGCGCCGCCCTCTTTGGCTGGACGGACCCGGACTCGTTTCTTGGCATCCACTGCCCCATCACCGGCGTGATGGTGGACCAGCAGGCGGCCCTGTTCGGCCAGGCGTGCATTGCGCCGGGCACCGTCAAAACCACCTATGGCACCGGCTGCTTCATGCTGATGAACTCCGGTGATCACCCGGTCCGCTCCTCCAACGGCCTGCTGACCACCGTGGCCTGGCAGCTCTCCGGCAAGCGCTCCTATGCCTTAGACGGCGGAATCTACATAGCCGGCGCCGCCACCCAGTGGCTTCGGGACGGGGCCGGGATCATCTCCGACGCCTCCGAGACAGAGGAGATGGCCCTGCGGGCCGGAGGCAATGGCGGGCTCTATTTCGTCCCCTCCTTCACCGGCCTGGCCGCGCCCTACTGGGACTCCTATGCCAGGGGCATGATGATCGGCATCACCGGCGGCACCACCCAGGACCACATCGTGCGGGCCGCCCTGGAATCCACAGCCTACCAGGTAAAGGACGTGTTGGATGTAATGACCCGGGACTCCGGGGTTCCCATCACCGTCATGCGCTGTGACGGAGGCTCCACCTGCAACCGGTTTTTGATGCAGTTCCAAGCCGACATTCTGAATATTCCCCTGGAAATCCCTGAGATTCCGGATACCACCGCCTTAGGGGCCGCCTATATGGCGGCATTGGGCATCGGGGACTTTACCTCTCCGGAGGAGGCGACTGCCCACTGGGCGCGCAGCCGCCGGTATGAGCCCGCCATGAGCGCGGAGCAGCGCCAATCCCTGCTCCACCACTGGCACCGGGCCGTGGAGCGCTCCCGAAACTGGGCCGCGGGATAA
- the glpK gene encoding glycerol kinase GlpK: MHEHYYLGLDQGTTGTTAILFDEHWNAVSRGYEQIPLLYPRSGWVEHDARAVWTSVLSATAQALAGAGADAGSIRSIGLDHEGESVVVWDKLTGEPIHNTIVWQDRRTAHYADSLVDQYNGLIHSKTGLMIDSYFSATKLKWILDHAEGAAELAAKGRLLAGTMDTWIIWKMTHGRTHITDASTASRTMLFNLESGDWDQELLDLFEIDRSLLPEIRDSASVYAWTDPLDFLGAQIPISGILVDQQAALVGQACVRPGMVKTTYGTGCFMLMNTGETPVFSESGLLPTVAWQLSGKRTYALDGGVYITGGAVRWLQESLNLVEDPRDTEQLALQVPDNGGVYFVPAFTGLAAPHWDSYASGMVIGITGGTQKAHIVRAALEATCYQVRDVLDVMRRDSNVPITAMRCNGRATANRFLMQFQSDVLDLPLEIPERSDTTAFGSAFMGALGLGEFEDISDAEQLWRSERCFEPRMDISQQERLLYRWHRAVERSKYWRED; encoded by the coding sequence ATGCACGAACACTACTATCTGGGCCTGGATCAAGGCACTACCGGCACCACCGCCATTCTCTTTGACGAGCATTGGAATGCCGTCTCCCGGGGATATGAGCAGATTCCCCTTCTCTACCCCCGCAGCGGCTGGGTGGAGCACGACGCCAGGGCCGTCTGGACCTCCGTGCTCTCTGCCACCGCCCAGGCTCTGGCCGGAGCCGGCGCCGACGCCGGCTCCATCCGCAGCATCGGCCTGGACCACGAGGGCGAGTCGGTGGTGGTATGGGACAAGCTGACCGGTGAACCCATTCACAACACCATCGTCTGGCAGGACCGGCGCACCGCCCACTACGCCGATTCCCTTGTGGACCAATACAACGGCCTGATCCACAGCAAAACCGGTCTGATGATCGACTCCTACTTTAGTGCCACCAAGCTGAAGTGGATTCTGGACCACGCGGAGGGCGCCGCGGAGCTGGCGGCCAAGGGCCGGCTGCTGGCGGGCACCATGGACACATGGATCATCTGGAAGATGACCCATGGCCGCACCCACATCACCGACGCCTCCACCGCCTCCCGCACCATGCTCTTTAACCTGGAAAGCGGAGACTGGGATCAGGAGCTGCTGGACCTCTTTGAGATAGACCGATCCCTCCTGCCGGAGATTCGCGACAGCGCCTCGGTCTATGCCTGGACCGATCCATTGGATTTCCTTGGCGCTCAGATTCCCATCTCCGGCATCCTTGTAGATCAGCAGGCGGCGCTGGTGGGCCAGGCCTGCGTCCGGCCCGGCATGGTGAAAACCACCTATGGAACCGGCTGCTTCATGCTGATGAACACAGGCGAAACGCCTGTCTTTTCTGAGAGCGGGCTGCTGCCCACCGTGGCCTGGCAGCTCTCCGGCAAGCGCACCTACGCCTTAGACGGCGGCGTTTACATCACAGGCGGCGCCGTTAGATGGCTCCAGGAATCGCTGAACCTGGTGGAAGATCCCCGCGACACGGAACAGCTTGCCCTTCAGGTGCCGGACAACGGCGGAGTCTATTTTGTTCCCGCCTTCACTGGTCTGGCCGCGCCCCACTGGGACTCCTATGCCTCCGGCATGGTGATCGGCATCACCGGCGGCACCCAAAAGGCCCACATCGTCCGGGCCGCCCTGGAGGCCACCTGCTACCAGGTACGGGATGTGTTGGATGTGATGCGCCGGGACTCCAATGTGCCCATCACCGCCATGCGCTGCAACGGCCGAGCCACTGCCAACCGGTTTTTGATGCAGTTCCAGTCCGACGTCCTGGACCTCCCCCTGGAGATTCCGGAGCGTTCGGATACCACCGCCTTCGGCTCCGCTTTCATGGGCGCATTGGGGCTTGGGGAATTTGAAGACATCAGCGACGCGGAGCAGCTCTGGCGCAGCGAGCGCTGCTTTGAGCCCCGGATGGACATCTCTCAGCAGGAGCGGCTTTTGTACCGCTGGCACCGTGCCGTGGAGCGCTCCAAATACTGGCGCGAGGATTAA
- a CDS encoding pyridoxal-phosphate-dependent aminotransferase family protein, producing MSMTKLFSPGPVMVKDNVRRALLHYDICHRSHEFEEMFVDTQEKILKLFNADDSYYSMIVSGSGTSANETVLSSLFQPGEEVMLIRNGMFGERLLEIIEKYQIPLVDVAFPWAAYPDLNVIEKAMADHPKVKVVTMVFHETCTGMINPVKEVGQLCRQYGKLLSVDCVSAAGGQNIDVVDKNIDLCTSVGGKCVGAFPGSAYVCAKKDVLESLTAEQCRNVYLSLYKHYQTALSSHQTPNTPNVNLFWPLNVALTNILEDETLAGRIARYQRCAEIIRKGLTDMGCRMLLEEHLSNTVTSVFLPQGVDGARFLSEMEKRGYTFYAGKGDYARQGMIQVANMGEIYEQDCCNMLEVFQLVLRQMQN from the coding sequence ATGAGCATGACAAAATTGTTCAGCCCTGGTCCCGTTATGGTCAAGGATAACGTGCGCCGCGCGCTGCTGCACTATGATATCTGCCACCGCAGCCACGAGTTTGAGGAGATGTTCGTGGACACCCAGGAAAAAATCCTAAAGCTGTTCAACGCGGATGACTCCTACTACAGCATGATCGTCTCCGGCTCCGGCACCTCGGCCAACGAAACCGTGCTCTCCTCCCTGTTCCAGCCCGGCGAAGAGGTGATGCTGATCCGCAACGGCATGTTCGGCGAGCGGCTCCTTGAGATCATTGAGAAGTACCAGATCCCCCTGGTGGACGTGGCCTTCCCCTGGGCCGCCTATCCGGACCTGAACGTCATCGAAAAGGCCATGGCGGACCACCCCAAGGTCAAGGTGGTGACCATGGTGTTCCACGAGACCTGCACCGGCATGATCAACCCCGTCAAGGAGGTTGGGCAGTTGTGCAGGCAGTACGGCAAACTGCTGAGCGTGGACTGCGTCAGCGCCGCCGGCGGCCAGAACATCGACGTGGTGGACAAGAACATCGACCTGTGCACCTCCGTGGGCGGCAAATGTGTGGGTGCCTTCCCCGGCTCCGCCTATGTGTGCGCAAAGAAGGATGTGTTGGAGAGCCTCACCGCTGAGCAGTGCAGGAATGTGTACTTAAGCCTCTACAAGCACTATCAGACCGCCCTGAGTTCCCATCAGACCCCCAATACCCCCAACGTGAACCTCTTCTGGCCCCTCAACGTGGCATTGACCAACATCCTTGAAGATGAGACCCTGGCCGGCCGCATTGCCCGATATCAGCGCTGTGCGGAGATCATCCGCAAAGGCCTTACCGACATGGGCTGCCGGATGCTGCTTGAAGAACACCTGTCCAACACGGTCACCTCCGTCTTCCTGCCCCAGGGCGTGGATGGCGCCCGGTTCCTCTCCGAGATGGAGAAGCGGGGCTACACCTTCTACGCCGGCAAGGGCGACTATGCCAGGCAGGGCATGATCCAGGTGGCAAACATGGGCGAGATCTACGAACAGGACTGCTGTAATATGCTGGAGGTCTTCCAGCTGGTCCTCCGTCAGATGCAGAACTGA
- a CDS encoding ABC-F family ATP-binding cassette domain-containing protein: MITVSDVSLQYGGEPLFSHVDLQFLKGNCYGIIGANGAGKSTFLKILSGELDPSSGEVSVLPNTRMSILKQDQNAYDEYTVMDTVIMGNRRLYDIAKEKDVLYAKEEMTEEDGIRACELEEEFAELGGWEAESDGSRILQGLGIPVSMHGDLMANLDGRLKVKVLLAQALFGSPDILMMDEPTNNLDIAAIDWLEDFLLDFEGTVIVVSHDRHFLNTICTHIVDIDYNKIKLYVGNYDFWYDASQLMQQLIRNQNKKNEEKAQELREFISRFSANKSKSKQATARRKLLDKITLEEFPASSRRYPYVGFSPDREVGKDILFVSDVSKTIDGVKVLDKVSFIVGHGDKIAFVGDNENAHTALFKILVGEMEPDEGTVKWGQTASFSYFPKDNTEFFRDCDLNLVEWLRQWSPDPHEAYLRNFLGRMLFSGDDVYKAVKVLSGGEKVRCMLSRMMLSGANVLLLDQPTNHLDLESIAAVNNGLEAVKCNVLVSSHDHQLVQTVCDRIFDFTPEGRLIDRKTTYDDYLESLRQEGAE; encoded by the coding sequence ATGATCACAGTTTCCGACGTTTCGCTGCAGTACGGCGGCGAGCCGCTGTTTTCCCACGTGGATCTGCAGTTTCTCAAGGGCAACTGCTATGGCATCATCGGCGCCAACGGCGCGGGGAAGTCCACCTTTTTGAAAATTCTCTCCGGAGAGCTGGACCCCTCCTCCGGCGAGGTGTCCGTTTTGCCCAACACCCGCATGTCCATCCTGAAGCAGGATCAGAACGCCTACGACGAGTACACCGTGATGGACACGGTCATCATGGGCAACCGCAGGCTTTATGACATCGCCAAGGAAAAGGATGTCCTCTATGCCAAGGAGGAGATGACGGAGGAGGACGGCATCCGGGCCTGTGAGCTGGAGGAGGAGTTTGCTGAGCTGGGCGGTTGGGAAGCCGAGTCCGACGGCTCCCGGATTTTACAGGGACTGGGGATCCCTGTCTCCATGCACGGTGATCTGATGGCGAACCTGGATGGCCGGCTGAAGGTGAAGGTGCTGCTGGCCCAGGCGCTGTTCGGCAGCCCGGACATTCTGATGATGGACGAGCCCACCAACAACCTGGACATTGCCGCCATTGACTGGCTGGAGGACTTTTTGCTGGACTTTGAGGGCACGGTCATCGTGGTCAGCCATGACCGCCATTTCCTCAATACCATCTGCACCCACATTGTGGACATCGACTACAACAAGATCAAGCTGTACGTGGGCAACTACGACTTCTGGTACGACGCCTCTCAGCTGATGCAGCAGCTGATCCGCAACCAGAATAAGAAGAACGAGGAAAAGGCCCAGGAGCTCCGGGAGTTCATCTCCCGCTTCTCCGCCAATAAATCCAAGAGCAAGCAGGCCACTGCGCGCCGGAAGCTGCTTGATAAGATCACCCTTGAGGAGTTCCCCGCCTCTTCCCGCCGCTACCCCTATGTGGGCTTTTCCCCCGACCGGGAGGTGGGCAAGGACATTCTTTTTGTCAGCGATGTGTCCAAGACCATCGACGGCGTGAAGGTGCTGGACAAGGTCAGCTTTATCGTGGGCCACGGCGACAAGATCGCCTTTGTGGGCGACAATGAGAACGCCCACACCGCCCTTTTCAAGATTCTGGTGGGGGAGATGGAGCCGGACGAGGGCACGGTGAAGTGGGGCCAGACCGCCTCCTTCTCCTATTTCCCCAAGGACAACACGGAATTTTTCAGGGACTGCGACCTGAATCTGGTGGAGTGGCTGCGCCAGTGGTCCCCGGACCCCCATGAGGCCTATCTGCGCAACTTCTTAGGCCGTATGCTCTTCTCCGGCGACGATGTATACAAGGCGGTGAAAGTGCTCTCCGGCGGCGAAAAGGTGCGCTGCATGCTGTCCCGGATGATGCTCTCCGGCGCCAATGTGCTGCTGTTAGACCAGCCCACCAACCATCTGGACCTGGAGTCCATTGCCGCTGTCAACAACGGTTTGGAGGCGGTCAAGTGCAACGTGCTGGTGTCCTCCCACGACCACCAGCTGGTGCAGACCGTGTGCGACCGCATTTTTGACTTTACCCCCGAGGGGAGGCTCATCGACCGTAAGACCACCTACGACGACTATCTGGAAAGCCTCCGTCAGGAGGGAGCGGAATAA
- a CDS encoding histidinol-phosphatase HisJ family protein, which translates to MESVFSCCVHTHSLLCDGRDTMERMAGAAWEQGVRSFGFSGHSHTPIPHDREGVLSADASAYRAEALRLRQVYKGRMEVLIGIEWDALSDVSFAQWDYWIGSVHNLKAGGRYHAVDWDREKLICGRDQAFGGDIYALIEEYYREVGRVAEKKPTILGHIDQICKLNGDGGLFDEEHHRYRAAALSALHQADPSSTLLEINTGAVARGYRKEPYPALWLLREWRRMGGRIIVTSDAHSARHLLYGYDMGTALAQAAGFSTACILDAGGIRETTIDTARSN; encoded by the coding sequence ATGGAGTCCGTCTTCAGCTGCTGCGTTCACACCCACTCCCTTTTGTGCGACGGGCGGGACACCATGGAGCGTATGGCCGGCGCGGCCTGGGAGCAGGGCGTGCGCAGCTTTGGCTTTTCCGGCCACAGCCACACGCCCATCCCCCACGACCGGGAAGGCGTGCTCAGCGCCGACGCCTCTGCCTACCGGGCGGAGGCGCTGCGCCTCCGGCAGGTCTATAAGGGACGGATGGAGGTGCTGATCGGCATCGAATGGGACGCGCTTTCCGATGTTTCTTTCGCGCAGTGGGACTACTGGATCGGAAGCGTCCACAACCTGAAAGCGGGAGGGCGATACCATGCCGTGGACTGGGACCGGGAAAAGCTGATCTGCGGGCGGGATCAGGCCTTTGGAGGAGACATCTATGCCCTGATAGAGGAATACTACCGGGAGGTGGGACGGGTGGCGGAGAAGAAGCCCACCATTTTGGGGCACATCGATCAGATCTGCAAGCTCAATGGGGACGGCGGCCTGTTCGATGAGGAGCATCATAGGTACCGCGCCGCCGCTTTGTCGGCGCTGCACCAAGCCGATCCGTCGTCCACGCTGCTGGAGATCAATACCGGCGCCGTGGCCCGGGGATACAGGAAGGAGCCCTATCCCGCGTTGTGGCTGCTGCGGGAATGGCGGCGGATGGGCGGGCGGATCATCGTCACCTCCGACGCCCACAGCGCGCGCCATCTGCTCTATGGGTACGATATGGGGACCGCCTTGGCGCAGGCGGCCGGATTTTCCACCGCCTGCATCCTTGACGCCGGGGGAATCCGGGAAACAACGATAGACACGGCACGATCAAACTAA
- the hisIE gene encoding bifunctional phosphoribosyl-AMP cyclohydrolase/phosphoribosyl-ATP diphosphatase HisIE — protein sequence MELKFDEKGLIPAIVQDHYTKEVLTLAYMNAESLAITIDEGRTCFWSRSRQELWRKGETSGNVQRVVSITADCDADALVVEVVKEGPACHTGAQSCFFQPVYLDKELKAFSYEGLYQLIRGRKTRPREGSYTTYLFEKGLDKILKKVGEECTEVIIGACKQDQEETVYEIADLAYHVMVLMVQMGIEVKDITEELEKRHVVDRKVKQERMQ from the coding sequence ATGGAACTGAAGTTTGACGAAAAAGGGCTGATCCCGGCCATTGTTCAGGATCACTACACAAAAGAGGTGCTGACCCTTGCCTACATGAACGCCGAAAGTCTGGCCATCACCATTGACGAGGGCCGCACCTGCTTTTGGAGCCGCAGCCGCCAGGAGCTTTGGCGCAAAGGCGAGACCTCCGGAAATGTGCAGCGGGTGGTATCCATCACCGCCGACTGCGACGCCGACGCGCTGGTGGTGGAGGTGGTGAAGGAGGGGCCGGCCTGCCACACCGGGGCGCAGAGCTGCTTCTTTCAGCCGGTCTACCTGGACAAGGAGCTGAAAGCCTTCAGCTATGAAGGGCTCTACCAGCTGATCCGCGGGCGGAAGACCCGGCCCAGAGAGGGCAGCTACACCACCTATCTCTTTGAAAAGGGACTGGATAAAATTCTCAAGAAGGTGGGCGAGGAGTGTACCGAGGTGATCATCGGCGCCTGCAAGCAGGACCAGGAGGAGACCGTCTATGAGATCGCCGACCTCGCCTACCATGTGATGGTGCTGATGGTGCAGATGGGTATTGAGGTGAAGGACATCACGGAGGAACTGGAGAAGCGCCATGTGGTGGACCGCAAGGTCAAGCAGGAGCGGATGCAGTGA